A stretch of Pseudoclavibacter chungangensis DNA encodes these proteins:
- the istA gene encoding IS21 family transposase, producing the protein MVRKIKAKLVLRLRSEGLTGRQIAAQGMSRTSVAMVLDAADREGIGWDDVAALDEADVYARLFPGRGEHDSVHAQPDWEKVHKELAKVGVTLKLLHGEYVDACHSRGETAMGYDRFCKSYQRHVLVIGAASRVGHKAGQTVEVDWSGKTMRLTDPVTGQAMRVYLFVATLPFSRYAFVEPALDMRQDTWLRANAAMFDWFGGSVPRIVPDNLKTGVIKHPAEGEVVLNDAYRELAAHYSAAVLPGRPAKPKDKASVENTVGNVATAVIATLRDRTFATLPELRAVIRERVTAYNAEPFQKRAGSRLSVFEAEEKPLLRPLPAVGFEISRWHYGRKVQRNGHVVFERNFYSVPYANIGGNVDLRVTETTLEVFAADQRLTSHLLAPAGVINEYRTHDSDLPDGPQYRQWDAERVREWAARIGEDTTTIVNRIFESVPVDEQGLDAALAVLRMTRRYSAARVEAAAGIALQSRVRSPRYAHLRPILDSNQDQNGRRQPRFEPSVWEEPAGYVRGADYYAGGTR; encoded by the coding sequence ATGGTACGCAAGATCAAGGCGAAGCTCGTGCTTCGGTTGCGCTCGGAGGGGCTCACGGGTCGGCAGATCGCCGCGCAGGGTATGTCCCGCACCAGCGTGGCGATGGTGCTCGATGCCGCTGACCGGGAGGGCATCGGCTGGGACGACGTCGCCGCGCTCGATGAGGCGGACGTGTATGCGCGGCTGTTCCCCGGGCGGGGTGAGCATGACAGTGTTCACGCGCAGCCGGACTGGGAGAAGGTCCATAAGGAGCTCGCGAAGGTCGGGGTCACGTTGAAGCTGCTGCACGGCGAGTATGTCGACGCCTGCCACAGTAGGGGTGAGACGGCGATGGGATACGACAGGTTCTGCAAGTCGTATCAGCGTCACGTGCTGGTGATCGGGGCGGCGTCGCGGGTCGGTCACAAGGCCGGGCAGACGGTCGAGGTCGACTGGTCCGGAAAGACGATGCGGCTCACTGATCCGGTCACCGGCCAGGCGATGAGGGTCTACTTGTTCGTCGCGACGCTGCCGTTCTCCCGCTATGCGTTCGTTGAACCGGCCCTGGATATGCGGCAGGACACTTGGTTGCGGGCGAACGCGGCGATGTTCGACTGGTTCGGCGGCAGCGTCCCCAGGATCGTGCCGGACAACCTGAAGACCGGGGTGATCAAGCACCCTGCCGAGGGGGAGGTCGTACTCAACGACGCGTATCGGGAACTCGCCGCGCACTACTCCGCGGCGGTGCTGCCGGGCCGGCCCGCGAAACCGAAAGACAAGGCGAGCGTCGAGAACACTGTCGGCAACGTCGCGACAGCGGTGATCGCCACGCTCCGTGACCGCACCTTCGCGACGCTGCCGGAGCTTCGCGCGGTGATCCGTGAGCGGGTCACCGCTTACAACGCCGAGCCGTTCCAGAAGCGCGCCGGGTCCAGACTCTCCGTGTTCGAGGCAGAGGAGAAGCCGCTGCTACGGCCGCTGCCGGCCGTCGGGTTCGAGATCTCCCGATGGCACTACGGACGCAAGGTTCAGCGCAACGGGCACGTGGTGTTCGAGCGGAACTTCTACTCCGTCCCCTACGCCAACATCGGAGGCAACGTCGACCTGCGCGTCACCGAGACCACCCTCGAGGTGTTCGCCGCCGATCAGCGGCTCACCAGCCATCTCCTCGCCCCAGCCGGGGTGATCAACGAGTACCGCACGCACGACTCGGATCTGCCCGACGGACCCCAGTATCGGCAATGGGACGCGGAGCGGGTTCGGGAGTGGGCAGCTCGGATCGGGGAGGACACCACGACGATCGTGAACCGCATCTTCGAGTCCGTCCCGGTCGACGAGCAGGGTTTGGACGCTGCGCTGGCCGTGTTGCGGATGACTCGCCGCTACTCGGCTGCGCGGGTCGAAGCTGCTGCTGGGATCGCGCTGCAGTCGCGGGTGAGGTCGCCCAGGTATGCGCATCTGCGGCCGATCCTGGACTCCAATCAGGACCAGAACGGCAGACGGCAACCGAGGTTCGAACCATCCGTCTGGGAGGAGCCGGCAGGCTACGTCCGCGGCGCCGACTACTACGCCGGAGGCACCCGATGA
- a CDS encoding ISL3 family transposase encodes MSHDSSGCADACSAACPCSRCDLLLGLDGVHVEDVDRRDGLLIVTVSSPAAPTGCPSCGVVATGRGRRRRVLHDVPGVTRVRIVWRQRVWRCDEVGCVRRTFVEQLPGLVARRGSITTRAVGWAIGQLRREHATVHGIARQLGTSWKTVWRAVEPELVKLAEDESRFENVTTLGVDEHIWHHVDPRKRGPKELTGMVDLSRDSTGKTRARLLDLVPGRSGKAYASWLAERGEAFRQNVQVAALDPFAGYKTAIDDKLEDATAVLDAFHVVKLGTAAVDEVRRRVQQDTLGHRGRTGDPLYGIQTILRAGAENLTEKQRTRLAAAIEADPAHDEVFVAWQCAQQLRSAYHQKDLVEGRRIAEKVVDTFHTCPIPEIARLGRTLRRWRAAFLAYFTTGRSSNGGTEAVNGIIELHRRLARGFRNRDNYRLRMLLAAGGLTP; translated from the coding sequence GTGTCTCACGATAGTTCGGGGTGCGCTGACGCGTGCTCCGCCGCCTGCCCGTGTTCCCGCTGCGACTTGCTGCTCGGCCTCGATGGGGTCCATGTCGAGGACGTTGACCGCCGTGACGGGCTGCTGATCGTGACCGTCTCGAGCCCGGCGGCACCGACCGGCTGCCCGTCGTGCGGGGTCGTCGCGACCGGCCGCGGACGTCGCCGACGGGTGCTTCATGATGTGCCCGGCGTGACGCGGGTGCGGATCGTGTGGCGGCAGCGGGTCTGGCGGTGCGACGAGGTGGGATGCGTGCGACGGACGTTCGTGGAGCAGCTCCCGGGTCTGGTGGCCCGGCGCGGGTCGATCACCACGCGCGCCGTCGGCTGGGCGATCGGGCAGCTGCGCCGCGAGCACGCCACCGTGCACGGTATCGCCCGTCAGCTCGGAACGTCGTGGAAGACGGTGTGGCGGGCCGTCGAGCCCGAGCTGGTCAAACTGGCTGAGGACGAGTCCCGGTTCGAGAACGTCACCACCCTCGGCGTCGATGAGCACATCTGGCATCACGTCGACCCCCGAAAGCGCGGCCCGAAGGAACTGACCGGGATGGTCGATCTCAGCCGCGACAGCACCGGAAAGACGCGGGCCAGGCTGCTCGACCTCGTGCCCGGCCGCTCCGGGAAGGCCTACGCGTCCTGGCTCGCCGAACGCGGCGAAGCGTTCCGGCAGAACGTGCAGGTCGCGGCGTTGGACCCGTTCGCCGGCTACAAGACCGCGATCGACGACAAGCTCGAAGACGCCACGGCCGTGCTGGACGCGTTCCACGTCGTCAAGCTCGGCACCGCCGCTGTGGACGAGGTCCGCCGCCGCGTCCAGCAAGACACCCTCGGGCATCGCGGACGGACCGGCGACCCGCTCTACGGGATCCAGACCATCCTCCGCGCCGGCGCCGAGAACCTCACCGAGAAGCAGCGGACCAGGCTCGCGGCAGCGATCGAGGCCGACCCCGCGCACGACGAGGTGTTCGTCGCATGGCAGTGCGCCCAGCAACTGCGTTCCGCCTACCACCAGAAGGACCTCGTCGAGGGGCGGCGGATCGCCGAGAAGGTCGTCGACACATTCCACACCTGCCCGATCCCCGAGATCGCCCGCCTCGGCCGCACCCTCCGCCGCTGGCGAGCCGCGTTCCTGGCCTACTTCACGACCGGACGATCATCGAACGGCGGCACTGAGGCCGTGAACGGGATCATCGAGCTCCACCGCCGCCTCGCCCGCGGCTTCCGCAACCGCGACAACTACCGACTCCGCATGCTCCTCGCCGCCGGCGGACTCACCCCATGA
- a CDS encoding ISL3 family transposase, with the protein MSHDSSGCADACSAACPCSRCDLLLGLDGVHVEDVDRRDGLLIVTVSSPAAPTGCPSCGVVATGRGRRRRVLHDVPGVTRVRIVWRQRVWRCDEVGCVRRTFVEQLPGLVARRGSITTRAVGWAIGQLRREHATVHGIARQLGTSWKTVWRAVEPELVKLAEDESRFENVTTLGVDEHIWHHVDPRKRGPKELTGMVDLSRDSTGKTRARLLDLVPGRSGKAYASWLADRGEAFRKNVQVAALDPFAGYKTAIDDKLEDATAVLDAFHVVKLGTAAVDEVRRRVQQDTLGHRGRTGDPLYGIQTILRAGAENLTEKQRTRLAAAIEADPAHDEVFVAWQCAQQLRSAYHQKDLVEGRRIAEKVVDTFHTCPIPEIARLGRTLRRWQAAFLAYFTTGRSSNGGTEAVNGIIELHRRLARGFRNRDNYRLRMLLAAGGLTP; encoded by the coding sequence GTGTCTCACGATAGTTCGGGGTGCGCTGACGCGTGCTCCGCCGCCTGCCCGTGTTCCCGCTGCGACTTGCTGCTCGGCCTCGATGGGGTCCATGTCGAGGACGTTGACCGCCGTGACGGGCTGCTGATCGTGACCGTCTCGAGCCCGGCGGCACCGACCGGCTGCCCGTCGTGCGGGGTCGTCGCGACCGGCCGCGGACGTCGCCGACGGGTGCTTCATGATGTGCCCGGCGTGACGCGGGTGCGGATCGTGTGGCGGCAGCGGGTCTGGCGGTGCGACGAGGTGGGATGCGTGCGACGGACGTTCGTGGAGCAGCTCCCGGGTCTGGTGGCCCGGCGCGGGTCGATCACCACGCGCGCCGTCGGCTGGGCGATCGGGCAGCTGCGCCGCGAGCACGCCACCGTGCACGGTATCGCCCGTCAGCTCGGAACGTCGTGGAAGACGGTGTGGCGGGCCGTCGAGCCCGAGCTGGTCAAACTGGCTGAGGACGAGTCCCGGTTCGAGAACGTCACCACCCTCGGCGTCGATGAGCACATCTGGCATCACGTCGACCCCCGAAAGCGCGGCCCGAAGGAACTGACCGGGATGGTCGATCTCAGCCGCGACAGCACCGGAAAGACGCGGGCCAGGCTGCTCGACCTCGTGCCCGGCCGCTCCGGGAAGGCCTACGCGTCCTGGCTCGCAGACCGCGGCGAAGCGTTCCGGAAGAACGTGCAGGTCGCAGCTCTTGACCCGTTCGCCGGCTACAAGACCGCGATCGACGACAAGCTCGAAGACGCCACGGCCGTGCTGGACGCGTTCCACGTCGTCAAGCTCGGCACCGCCGCTGTGGACGAGGTCCGCCGCCGCGTCCAGCAAGACACCCTCGGGCATCGCGGTCGGACCGGCGACCCGCTCTACGGGATCCAGACCATCCTCCGCGCCGGCGCCGAGAACCTCACCGAGAAGCAGCGGACCAGGCTCGCGGCAGCGATCGAGGCCGACCCCGCGCACGACGAGGTGTTCGTCGCATGGCAGTGCGCCCAGCAACTGCGTTCCGCCTACCACCAGAAGGACCTCGTCGAGGGGCGGCGGATCGCCGAGAAGGTCGTCGACACATTCCACACCTGCCCGATCCCCGAGATCGCCCGCCTCGGCCGCACCCTCCGCCGTTGGCAGGCAGCGTTCCTGGCCTACTTCACGACCGGACGATCATCGAACGGCGGCACTGAGGCCGTGAACGGGATCATCGAGCTCCACCGCCGCCTCGCCCGCGGCTTCCGCAACCGCGACAACTACCGGCTCCGCATGCTCCTCGCCGCCGGCGGACTCACCCCATGA
- a CDS encoding IS30 family transposase: protein MSRVGLSFSDRSEISTASKAGWGVRKIARHLGRCPSVVSRELRRNATKTRGYQAVTADVAAQRRRARPQQRKVAADPVLQARVNADLAASWTPNEIAGRLRLEATDPTVGRMANSPDAQGRTVSGEAIYQYIYAIPRGELARRGIFLQSKRTKRRPRTTGRSRGGPIIGMVPLSERGEDAAERRVPGHWEGDLIIGKNGASCAATLVERMSGFTGLLALPSKHAEGTADAVIEYFNELPQMMKASLAWDQGSEMAHHAKVTLATNMPVYFADPHSPWQRPSNENTNRLYREYLPKGTAIPDHQPYLTTIAEEINNRPRRRLGFLTPTEAFARLLAGEPHVASTP from the coding sequence ATGTCGCGGGTGGGGTTGTCGTTCAGTGACAGGTCGGAGATCTCCACGGCGTCGAAGGCGGGTTGGGGTGTGCGGAAGATTGCCCGTCACCTGGGGCGTTGCCCGTCAGTGGTCTCCAGGGAGCTGCGTCGGAACGCGACGAAGACCCGCGGCTACCAGGCCGTGACCGCAGACGTGGCCGCGCAGCGTCGCCGGGCCCGTCCGCAGCAGCGGAAGGTCGCGGCGGATCCGGTGCTGCAGGCGCGGGTGAATGCTGACCTAGCCGCATCGTGGACGCCGAACGAGATCGCGGGCCGCTTGCGCCTGGAGGCAACAGACCCGACTGTTGGCCGTATGGCGAACTCTCCTGATGCGCAGGGCCGCACCGTCTCTGGTGAAGCGATCTACCAGTACATCTACGCGATCCCGCGCGGGGAACTGGCCCGGCGCGGGATCTTTCTGCAGTCCAAGCGCACCAAGCGCAGGCCCCGCACTACGGGCCGGTCCCGGGGCGGGCCGATCATCGGGATGGTCCCGCTCTCAGAACGGGGCGAGGACGCCGCCGAGCGCCGGGTGCCAGGCCACTGGGAGGGGGACCTGATCATCGGGAAGAACGGTGCCTCCTGCGCGGCGACACTGGTGGAGCGGATGAGTGGTTTCACCGGGCTGCTGGCTCTGCCCTCCAAGCACGCCGAGGGCACCGCGGACGCGGTCATCGAGTATTTCAACGAGCTGCCCCAGATGATGAAGGCGTCACTCGCGTGGGACCAGGGCAGCGAGATGGCCCACCACGCGAAGGTCACCTTGGCCACGAACATGCCGGTCTACTTCGCCGACCCCCACTCGCCCTGGCAGCGACCCAGCAACGAGAACACCAACCGGCTCTACCGCGAGTACCTGCCCAAAGGCACGGCGATACCCGACCACCAGCCCTACCTGACCACGATCGCCGAGGAGATCAACAACCGGCCCCGCCGCCGGCTCGGCTTCCTGACACCGACCGAAGCATTCGCTCGACTACTGGCCGGCGAGCCCCATGTTGCTTCCACGCCTTGA
- a CDS encoding IS3 family transposase (programmed frameshift) — translation MARPSKYPAELRERAVRMVAEVRDDHPSELAAIRHVAGLLGIGSPETLRTWIRRREIDAGERPGVTTEQAEENKRLKRENAELRRANEILKAASGFLRGRARPATEAIVRFITDHKDRADGGLRWGVESICAVLASHGVGIAPSTYYDARDRGLSAREQRDERWKDIIFTTWEKQRRRLGARKLWLRLRRDGHSIARVTVERLMRELGVSGVIRGGRKKPADTGERQTRPADLVDRHFRRFRTDQLWVADFTYVWTWTGWVYVAFVFDAYSRRVLGWRAATSMATPLVLDCLEMALFTRRREGATRFAGLTHHTDAGSVYTSIAFTERLADEHIDPSVGSVGDAYDNSLAESQIGLYKSELIHLEGPWRDIAHVEAATAEWVSWFNTERMHSSLDDLTPSEVEQIDYARHQSLETAA, via the exons ATGGCACGACCCAGCAAATACCCCGCCGAGCTGCGTGAGCGCGCGGTCCGGATGGTCGCGGAGGTCCGCGACGATCATCCGAGCGAGCTCGCCGCGATCCGGCATGTCGCCGGGCTTCTCGGCATCGGCTCCCCGGAGACGCTGCGGACCTGGATCCGGCGGCGCGAGATCGACGCGGGCGAGCGTCCTGGGGTGACGACCGAGCAGGCCGAGGAGAACAAGCGCCTCAAGCGCGAGAACGCCGAGTTGCGGCGGGCGAACGAGATCCTGAAGGCCGCGTCGG GCTTTCTTCGCGGCCGAGCTCGACCGGCCACAGAAGCGATCGTGAGGTTCATCACCGATCACAAGGACCGAGCTGATGGAGGTCTGCGGTGGGGTGTCGAGTCGATCTGTGCCGTGCTCGCCTCGCATGGTGTCGGGATCGCCCCATCGACCTACTACGACGCGAGAGATCGCGGCCTGTCGGCGCGTGAACAGCGTGACGAGAGGTGGAAGGACATCATCTTCACCACCTGGGAGAAGCAGCGTCGTCGCCTCGGGGCGCGCAAGCTCTGGCTCCGGCTGCGCCGAGACGGCCACTCCATTGCCCGCGTCACCGTCGAGCGCCTCATGCGCGAGCTCGGGGTCAGCGGTGTGATTCGTGGCGGCCGCAAGAAGCCTGCCGATACCGGTGAGCGGCAGACGCGGCCGGCGGACCTCGTCGACCGGCACTTCCGTCGGTTCCGCACCGATCAGCTGTGGGTGGCGGATTTCACGTATGTGTGGACGTGGACGGGCTGGGTGTATGTCGCGTTCGTGTTCGACGCGTACTCACGCCGCGTCCTCGGATGGCGGGCCGCGACATCGATGGCGACGCCGCTGGTGTTGGACTGTCTCGAGATGGCACTGTTCACGCGCCGCCGCGAGGGCGCCACCAGGTTCGCGGGGCTGACGCATCACACGGATGCCGGGTCGGTCTACACGTCGATCGCGTTCACCGAGCGCCTCGCCGACGAACATATCGACCCGTCAGTCGGCAGCGTCGGTGACGCGTATGACAACTCCCTCGCGGAGTCCCAGATCGGGCTCTACAAGTCCGAGCTGATCCATCTCGAGGGGCCGTGGCGGGACATCGCGCATGTCGAGGCCGCGACCGCGGAGTGGGTGTCGTGGTTCAACACGGAGCGGATGCACAGCTCACTCGACGACCTCACCCCGAGCGAGGTCGAGCAGATCGACTACGCTCGCCACCAGTCGTTGGAAACAGCGGCCTGA
- a CDS encoding GmrSD restriction endonuclease domain-containing protein produces MHTWIYVPENERGTLINPNTSFTASSVKLQTLLENAREGRLQLPDFQRSWVWDEERIRGLIASISRGFPVGAVMTLRTGGAVDFKPRPLEGAPSSASDETPDSLLLDGQQRLTSLYQVLVRKQVVATLTPRRQRVRRWFYLDIEKCLDEAGDRDEAVVILPEGRRVTSEFGRVIDLDLSTRELEFENMMFPLTSVLDYADWQTAFVMQYSATGDFQARFQRLNEFHERVIKNFTEYLVPQIELSASTSKEAVCVVFEKVNTGGKALDAFELITAMYAADGYELRKDWFGTEEGEGRHGRLRAAMRLPSAAEGVLSGVGNTDFLQAISLFHTRDLREAAKAEGKTGRELPQVSATRQVLLNLPLNAYVQYQHRVEEGFLAAARFLIQLDIYRVKDLPYQSQVVPLAAILAELGRDADSPAAIEKIRRWYWNGVFGELYGSSTETRIAKDFIEVVEWVRGGSEPSTVRDATVRADRLDTMRMRLSAAYKGVNALLMNRGAEDFRSGQTFSHTIFFDENVDIHHIFPQDWCKKQGIAKQVYDSIINKTPLTARTNRIIGGVAPSEYLARIEDDGAETEAVDSRLRSHLVDPSLLRSDDFGAAFRKRRDELVVLIEKAIGKPVIVTEGSELDGDFDEDPTEIEDLGSDAL; encoded by the coding sequence GTGCACACCTGGATCTACGTGCCTGAGAATGAGCGAGGAACCTTGATCAACCCGAACACCAGCTTCACCGCGAGCTCCGTGAAGCTCCAGACATTGCTTGAGAACGCACGGGAGGGACGCCTCCAACTCCCGGACTTCCAGCGCAGCTGGGTGTGGGACGAAGAGCGTATCCGAGGCCTGATTGCTTCGATTTCTCGGGGGTTCCCAGTTGGAGCCGTCATGACGTTACGCACGGGCGGCGCAGTTGATTTCAAACCACGACCGTTGGAGGGAGCACCCTCCTCTGCATCAGACGAAACGCCCGATTCCCTCTTGTTGGATGGTCAGCAGCGGCTCACCTCGCTATACCAAGTGCTCGTGCGCAAGCAGGTCGTGGCTACTCTGACTCCACGGCGTCAGCGGGTTCGGCGATGGTTCTACCTAGACATTGAGAAGTGCCTCGATGAAGCTGGTGACCGCGACGAAGCGGTTGTCATCCTGCCCGAAGGCCGGCGAGTGACATCAGAGTTCGGACGGGTGATCGACCTCGATCTCTCCACGCGCGAGCTGGAGTTCGAGAACATGATGTTCCCGCTGACCTCGGTTCTTGACTATGCCGACTGGCAGACGGCGTTCGTGATGCAATACAGCGCTACGGGCGACTTCCAGGCCCGATTCCAGCGACTGAACGAGTTTCACGAGCGGGTCATCAAGAACTTCACGGAGTACCTCGTCCCTCAGATCGAGCTTTCAGCGTCCACGAGCAAGGAAGCGGTCTGCGTTGTATTCGAGAAGGTGAACACCGGTGGCAAGGCGCTCGACGCCTTCGAGCTCATCACCGCGATGTATGCGGCCGATGGATACGAGTTGCGCAAGGACTGGTTTGGCACCGAGGAAGGCGAGGGGCGGCACGGCAGGCTACGTGCCGCAATGCGGTTGCCGTCTGCGGCCGAGGGCGTCCTCTCTGGCGTCGGCAACACGGACTTCCTGCAGGCCATCTCGTTGTTCCATACCCGAGACCTGCGAGAGGCCGCTAAGGCGGAAGGCAAGACGGGCAGAGAACTGCCTCAGGTCTCGGCGACCAGGCAAGTCCTGCTCAACCTCCCACTGAACGCCTACGTGCAGTATCAGCACCGAGTCGAAGAAGGTTTCCTCGCAGCAGCCAGGTTCCTCATTCAACTCGACATCTACCGTGTGAAGGACCTTCCTTACCAGAGCCAAGTTGTCCCGCTTGCAGCGATTCTTGCGGAACTCGGTCGTGACGCTGACTCTCCGGCGGCAATCGAGAAGATTCGCAGGTGGTACTGGAACGGCGTATTCGGTGAGCTGTACGGCTCTTCGACGGAGACTCGCATCGCGAAGGACTTCATCGAGGTCGTGGAGTGGGTGCGTGGCGGTTCGGAACCCTCGACCGTCCGCGATGCAACGGTGCGAGCTGACCGCCTGGACACGATGCGCATGCGGCTCTCGGCGGCGTACAAGGGAGTCAACGCACTGCTGATGAACCGAGGAGCAGAAGACTTCCGTTCAGGCCAAACCTTCAGCCACACCATCTTCTTCGATGAGAACGTCGACATTCACCACATCTTCCCGCAGGACTGGTGCAAGAAGCAGGGCATCGCGAAGCAGGTCTACGACTCCATCATCAATAAGACCCCGCTCACGGCCCGGACGAATCGGATCATCGGAGGCGTTGCGCCGAGCGAGTACCTCGCACGGATCGAAGATGACGGCGCGGAGACCGAGGCAGTCGATAGCAGGCTTCGGAGCCACCTCGTGGACCCGAGCCTGCTGCGCAGTGATGACTTCGGGGCAGCCTTCCGCAAGCGTCGAGACGAGCTTGTGGTCCTGATCGAGAAGGCAATCGGAAAGCCCGTAATCGTCACTGAGGGCTCTGAGCTAGACGGTGACTTCGATGAGGACCCGACCGAAATCGAGGACCTCGGGTCTGACGCCTTGTGA
- a CDS encoding DUF4411 family protein yields MYLLDTNVLIEAKNRYYAFDIAPGFWAWLDRAHDQKLACSIEAVRDELLAGNDELADWTRQHPDFFRPLDQGATRHFAPLTTWASSRDFTPAAIAAFTGTAADYLLVAYAKEHEHILVTHERPDPNAKARIFIPDACIALGVEYADTFKMLRLTGAHLDLRA; encoded by the coding sequence ATGTACCTACTGGACACGAATGTGCTCATCGAGGCGAAGAACCGGTATTACGCCTTCGATATCGCTCCCGGCTTCTGGGCGTGGCTGGACCGCGCTCACGACCAGAAACTTGCTTGCAGCATCGAGGCAGTCCGCGACGAGTTGTTGGCTGGTAATGACGAACTCGCCGATTGGACTCGGCAGCACCCTGACTTCTTCCGACCGCTCGACCAAGGCGCCACGCGACACTTCGCTCCGCTGACAACTTGGGCGAGTTCACGCGACTTCACACCGGCAGCGATCGCTGCGTTTACGGGCACCGCCGCCGACTACTTGCTGGTCGCGTATGCCAAGGAGCATGAGCACATCCTCGTCACACACGAACGGCCCGATCCAAACGCCAAGGCGCGGATCTTTATCCCCGATGCCTGCATCGCGCTCGGTGTCGAGTACGCCGACACATTCAAAATGCTCCGGTTGACCGGTGCACACCTGGATCTACGTGCCTGA
- a CDS encoding ImmA/IrrE family metallo-endopeptidase encodes MTVRVAVAPDLLHWAVERAGWDDETVDRRAPKLDEWVAGRQPTLKQLEKFASDTHTPLGMLFLAEPPDEEVPIPDLRTLSNAGVARPSADMLDAIYICQDRQQWYRGYAVEHGHTPLEFVGSATTNDRPALVADRIRNLLNFDVADRAVFSNWEDALRRLIDRIEAIGVLVMVSGIVGANTHRVLRPEEFRGFALADPIAPLIFVNGTDTKAAQIFTMIHELAHIWLGESALSDAAMNADHGQEAELWCNQVAAEVLVPQALLRSDYCGEPTVAELERLAGRYRVSTLVVLKQLFAARLLTWGTFEQLYDEELERLIAILATRRGEATGGNYYYTQPLRLSRQFARAVISSAFEGATGFRDAYRLLGTKKHETFRNLAAELGVA; translated from the coding sequence GTGACTGTTCGGGTAGCAGTTGCTCCCGATCTTCTCCACTGGGCGGTGGAGCGGGCCGGGTGGGACGACGAGACGGTCGACAGACGCGCCCCTAAGCTCGACGAGTGGGTCGCTGGTCGGCAACCGACGCTCAAGCAGCTTGAGAAGTTCGCCAGCGACACTCACACACCTCTTGGCATGCTCTTCTTGGCGGAGCCTCCTGACGAGGAGGTTCCTATTCCGGACTTGCGCACGCTCAGTAACGCCGGGGTGGCTCGGCCGTCCGCAGACATGCTCGATGCGATCTACATTTGCCAAGATCGCCAGCAGTGGTACCGCGGCTACGCTGTCGAGCACGGCCATACGCCACTGGAGTTCGTTGGTTCCGCGACGACTAATGACCGCCCCGCTCTCGTGGCCGATCGTATCCGCAACTTGCTGAACTTCGATGTCGCTGACCGCGCAGTGTTCAGCAACTGGGAGGATGCGCTACGCCGTCTCATCGACCGCATCGAAGCAATCGGGGTGCTGGTGATGGTGAGCGGGATCGTCGGCGCGAACACGCACAGGGTCCTCCGCCCAGAGGAGTTCCGAGGCTTTGCACTCGCGGACCCGATCGCCCCGTTGATCTTCGTCAACGGTACCGATACGAAGGCTGCTCAGATATTTACGATGATCCATGAGCTTGCTCATATTTGGCTTGGCGAGAGCGCGTTGTCTGATGCTGCAATGAACGCAGACCACGGTCAGGAAGCCGAGTTGTGGTGCAATCAGGTCGCTGCCGAGGTGCTCGTTCCACAGGCCCTCCTTCGCAGTGACTACTGTGGCGAGCCGACAGTCGCAGAGTTGGAGCGGCTTGCGGGCCGATACCGTGTGAGCACTCTCGTCGTACTCAAACAGCTCTTCGCCGCTCGGCTGCTCACTTGGGGAACCTTCGAGCAACTCTACGACGAAGAGCTTGAGCGTCTGATAGCGATCCTTGCAACTCGACGTGGAGAAGCAACTGGAGGGAATTACTACTACACTCAGCCACTGCGACTCAGCCGCCAGTTCGCTCGCGCTGTGATCTCTAGCGCATTCGAGGGAGCAACGGGATTTCGTGATGCTTACCGGCTGCTTGGGACGAAGAAGCACGAGACGTTCAGGAATCTCGCCGCGGAACTCGGGGTGGCGTGA
- a CDS encoding TetR/AcrR family transcriptional regulator, with translation MEKRRGPGRPAYDSKQKLVAAACALLAERGFEATSPQMFQQRSGVGHGSMYHHFPGKGKEGLALDAISRMRASTIAFLDGSPAPESSEPEEVRASIVTALDRLFARNEGQALVRLLADAVAGVLPSLAIATQDWCDDIRAVIVVRLRADEQGADLDIADAAAQFLAPEFDALAEELFTAALGRGLLHLPKFALPEAAEER, from the coding sequence ATGGAGAAGCGGCGTGGTCCGGGGCGTCCGGCGTATGACTCGAAGCAAAAGCTCGTCGCGGCGGCGTGCGCGCTGTTGGCGGAGCGGGGGTTCGAGGCGACGAGCCCGCAGATGTTCCAGCAGCGCTCCGGGGTGGGGCACGGGAGCATGTATCACCACTTCCCGGGCAAGGGGAAAGAGGGGCTGGCGCTGGACGCGATCAGTCGTATGCGGGCGAGCACGATCGCATTCCTCGACGGCAGCCCCGCGCCCGAGAGCTCCGAGCCCGAGGAAGTGCGGGCTAGCATCGTGACGGCACTGGATCGACTGTTTGCTCGCAACGAAGGTCAAGCCCTGGTCAGGCTCCTCGCCGACGCGGTCGCCGGAGTTCTCCCGTCACTGGCAATCGCGACCCAGGACTGGTGTGACGACATCCGTGCCGTGATCGTCGTGCGACTGCGCGCTGACGAGCAAGGCGCCGACCTCGACATCGCGGACGCGGCAGCACAGTTCCTCGCGCCAGAGTTCGATGCTCTGGCGGAGGAACTGTTCACCGCGGCTCTCGGACGGGGCTTGCTCCACCTGCCAAAGTTCGCCCTGCCCGAGGCGGCCGAAGAGCGGTAG